A stretch of DNA from Pseudomonas sp. HN11:
CTGGCCGCCGTCGACCGTTTCCAAGCCGCCCAGGGCAAGGAACTGCTCACGTCCATGCAGGGCAAGAACATCCTCGGCCTGGCCTATTGGCACAACGGCCTCAAGCAACTTTCGTCGAACAAGGCGCTGCATGAGCCCAAGGATGCCCGTGGCCTGAAGTTCCGCGTGCAGGCTTCGAGCGTGTTGGAAGAACAGTTCAAGGCGATCCGCGCCAACCCGCGCAAGATGAGTTTTGCCGAGGTGTACCAAGGCCTACAGACCGGCACAGTCAATGGCACCGAGAACACTTGGTCGAACTATGAAAGCCAGAAGGTCAACGAGGTGCAGAAATACTTCACTGAGTCCAACCATGGCCTGATCGACTACATGGTGATCACCAACGCCACGTTCTGGAAGGGCCTGCCACCAGACATCCGCAGCACTTTGGAGCAGATCATGGGCGAGGTCACCGTCGAGGTGAACAAGCAGGCCGAAGCGCTGAACCAGTCGGCCAAGCAGAAGATCATCGATGCCAAGACCAGCGAAATCAT
This window harbors:
- a CDS encoding TRAP transporter substrate-binding protein, with the protein product MLKLSRALLCAATLFAAGLAQAADPIVIKFAHVVAENTPKGQGVLLFKKLAEERLPGRVKVEVYPNSSLFGDGKEMEALLLGDVQMLAPSLAKFEQYTKQVQIYDLPFLFNDLAAVDRFQAAQGKELLTSMQGKNILGLAYWHNGLKQLSSNKALHEPKDARGLKFRVQASSVLEEQFKAIRANPRKMSFAEVYQGLQTGTVNGTENTWSNYESQKVNEVQKYFTESNHGLIDYMVITNATFWKGLPPDIRSTLEQIMGEVTVEVNKQAEALNQSAKQKIIDAKTSEIIELTPAQRQLWREAMRPVWQKFEGEIGADLIKAADASNQ